From Rhodothermales bacterium, a single genomic window includes:
- a CDS encoding carboxypeptidase-like regulatory domain-containing protein translates to MRPIRILIAGLLLLAAGIAPAFAQPQPAAVLTGTVVDDSTGTPLAGVNVFIASSMIGTTTDGEGRYRLEKVPLGAQRLYVSSIGFEPQARDIILRESKLYTFDFRMAEAVAELGEITVEAKGDKRWARRLERFTSLFIGETPNAQETKILNPEVLDFADKGGTLLAFAGEILVIENRALGYKVQYFLKDFAAEPTRTRYDGEPLFEELTPANAEEAAMWEENRRKAFYGSVRHFFLAVLSGRAKEHGFETFQRAKPAGAAGQGTFSSAGNGLDTRVPYDPASMLKPGDNPNEKVLDFEGAIEIVFKGELEDESYARWQQQYGGVGGKRNDRLQRSLIWQEDGPTIIDYKGDILNPYGVTVSGYFAFERIADELPKEYRPSR, encoded by the coding sequence ATGCGACCGATTCGAATCCTGATAGCAGGCCTTCTGCTCCTCGCTGCCGGCATAGCGCCGGCCTTCGCGCAACCCCAACCCGCCGCCGTGCTGACCGGCACCGTCGTCGACGACTCCACCGGCACCCCGCTCGCCGGCGTCAACGTGTTCATCGCCTCGTCGATGATCGGTACGACGACGGACGGCGAGGGCCGCTACCGGCTCGAGAAGGTTCCGCTCGGGGCGCAGCGCCTCTACGTCTCCAGCATCGGGTTCGAGCCGCAGGCGCGGGACATCATCCTCCGTGAATCGAAACTGTACACCTTCGATTTCCGCATGGCCGAAGCCGTCGCCGAGCTGGGCGAGATCACCGTCGAGGCCAAGGGCGACAAGCGTTGGGCCCGCCGGCTCGAGCGGTTCACCAGCCTGTTCATCGGCGAGACGCCCAACGCCCAGGAGACGAAGATCCTCAACCCCGAGGTGCTCGATTTCGCGGACAAGGGCGGCACGCTGCTGGCTTTCGCCGGCGAGATCCTCGTCATCGAAAACCGGGCGCTCGGCTACAAGGTGCAGTACTTCCTCAAGGACTTCGCGGCCGAACCCACCCGTACCCGGTACGACGGCGAGCCGCTGTTCGAGGAACTGACGCCGGCCAACGCCGAAGAAGCCGCGATGTGGGAGGAAAACCGCCGCAAGGCGTTCTACGGCTCGGTGCGGCACTTCTTCCTCGCGGTGCTCTCCGGCCGGGCCAAGGAGCATGGCTTCGAGACGTTCCAGCGGGCCAAACCCGCCGGCGCCGCCGGCCAGGGCACGTTCAGCTCCGCCGGAAACGGCCTCGACACGCGCGTTCCGTACGATCCTGCCTCGATGCTCAAACCGGGCGACAATCCGAACGAAAAGGTCCTCGACTTCGAGGGCGCTATCGAGATCGTCTTCAAGGGCGAACTGGAGGACGAGTCCTACGCCCGATGGCAGCAGCAATACGGCGGTGTCGGCGGCAAGCGAAACGACCGGCTCCAGCGCTCGCTCATCTGGCAGGAAGACGGCCCGACGATCATCGATTACAAGGGCGACATCCTCAATCCGTACGGTGTCACGGTCTCGGGCTATTTCGCCTTCGAGCGCATCGCGGACGAGTTGCCCAAGGAATACCGGCCGTCGCGGTAA
- a CDS encoding SAM-dependent chlorinase/fluorinase, translated as MNRILTLTTDFGVRDAYVASMKGVILGLAPEARLIDITHSIRAHDIMEAAFVLRNAVDFFPAGTVHLAVVDPGVGSDRRPVALRAGDRWFVGPDNGLFSLVLTDRTIDERVVLDRPAYWRTPAPSHTFHGRDIFAPAAAHILRGTPLRDLGTPIEALKPLHWALPIDDQQGIQGWVVHVDRFGNCVTNISRALFDDRRKDRSVKCYIGSTIIDGVACTYSDAQAGEPLMLFESSNHLEIAVNNGNAAELLGIRKGGSVNVVFIDERT; from the coding sequence GTGAATCGCATTCTAACGTTAACGACAGATTTCGGCGTTCGCGACGCCTATGTCGCGAGCATGAAGGGGGTGATTCTGGGGTTAGCCCCTGAAGCGCGGTTGATCGACATCACCCACTCCATCCGTGCCCACGATATCATGGAGGCCGCGTTCGTGTTGCGCAACGCGGTCGATTTTTTCCCCGCCGGCACGGTGCATCTCGCCGTGGTGGACCCGGGCGTCGGCTCGGACCGGCGCCCCGTCGCCCTCCGCGCCGGCGATCGCTGGTTCGTCGGGCCCGACAACGGCCTGTTCTCGCTCGTCCTCACCGACCGCACCATCGACGAGCGGGTCGTGCTCGACCGGCCGGCCTACTGGCGTACGCCCGCTCCGAGCCATACCTTTCATGGCCGCGACATCTTTGCCCCGGCGGCGGCGCATATTCTCCGAGGCACCCCCCTCCGCGATCTCGGTACCCCCATCGAGGCGCTCAAACCGCTCCACTGGGCGCTGCCGATCGACGACCAGCAGGGCATCCAGGGATGGGTCGTCCACGTAGATCGGTTCGGAAATTGCGTGACCAATATCTCGCGCGCCCTGTTCGACGACCGCCGGAAGGATCGCTCGGTGAAATGCTACATCGGATCCACGATCATCGATGGCGTCGCCTGCACCTACTCGGACGCCCAGGCCGGCGAACCGCTCATGCTGTTCGAAAGCAGCAATCATCTGGAAATAGCCGTAAACAACGGGAACGCCGCCGAATTGCTGGGCATTCGCAAAGGAGGCTCCGTGAATGTAGTTTTCATCGACGAACGTACCTGA
- a CDS encoding HAMP domain-containing sensor histidine kinase, translating into MQSYRLSTNLKYGLVLFAVVIAVASLTYASRLVSQLRAREQKVIQLWAGALQEIAQMQGQSINPHQPEFSELASLLVRLRAQPDPVLSAEEIEDYLEAIRWAQSMPPAGEASFIASALLISNDIPIPSILADSSRAISWRNLPEDIEAMMATDSVRAVQLLAAYQREMDAANPPIPIEIDDPVHGNLRQYVHYNESRLIRELRIFPYVQLLIVGLFISVGYFGFSYIRRNEQSNLWVGMAKEAAHQLGTPISSLMGWIELLRMPDLDEAQRGSAVEEIEKDVSRLKRVANRFSNIGSRPQLLETPLEPVIMGMVEYIRRRMPSVGRRVRLEAQVAPDIAVPLNTELFEWVIENLLKNALDAIESEEGAITLAATREGQRVHIDVQDTGKGIDRRQWKNVFRPGYSTKKRGWGLGLSLAKRIVEEYHGGSLEVLQSRLGEGTTFRITLPAAPQGR; encoded by the coding sequence ATGCAATCCTACCGCCTTTCGACGAACCTGAAGTATGGGCTCGTCCTCTTTGCCGTCGTCATCGCGGTGGCTTCCCTGACGTATGCGAGCCGGCTTGTGTCGCAACTGCGTGCCCGCGAGCAGAAGGTGATCCAGCTCTGGGCCGGCGCGCTGCAGGAGATCGCGCAGATGCAGGGGCAGTCGATCAACCCGCATCAGCCCGAGTTCAGTGAGCTGGCTTCGCTGCTGGTGCGGTTGCGGGCTCAACCGGATCCCGTCCTCAGCGCCGAGGAAATCGAGGATTATCTCGAGGCGATCCGCTGGGCGCAGAGCATGCCGCCGGCCGGCGAGGCCAGCTTTATCGCCAGCGCGCTGCTCATCAGCAACGACATCCCCATCCCCTCCATCCTGGCCGATTCCAGCCGCGCGATCTCGTGGCGCAATCTCCCCGAAGACATCGAAGCCATGATGGCGACCGACAGTGTGCGGGCCGTGCAGCTGCTGGCGGCGTACCAGCGGGAAATGGACGCCGCGAATCCGCCGATCCCGATCGAAATCGACGATCCCGTGCACGGCAACCTCAGGCAATACGTGCACTACAACGAATCCCGCCTCATCCGTGAACTGCGCATCTTTCCCTACGTTCAGCTGCTGATCGTCGGGCTGTTCATCTCGGTGGGGTATTTCGGCTTCTCGTACATCCGCCGCAACGAGCAAAGCAACCTGTGGGTGGGCATGGCCAAGGAGGCGGCCCATCAGCTGGGGACGCCGATATCGAGCCTCATGGGCTGGATCGAACTGCTGCGGATGCCCGACCTCGACGAAGCCCAGCGGGGCTCCGCGGTCGAGGAGATCGAAAAGGACGTAAGCCGGCTGAAACGCGTCGCCAACCGCTTCTCCAACATCGGCTCCCGCCCCCAGCTCCTCGAAACGCCGCTGGAGCCCGTCATCATGGGCATGGTGGAGTACATCCGCCGGCGGATGCCGAGCGTCGGCCGGCGTGTCCGGCTGGAGGCGCAGGTCGCCCCGGACATCGCCGTTCCGCTCAATACCGAGCTCTTCGAGTGGGTGATCGAAAACCTCCTGAAGAACGCGCTCGACGCGATCGAGTCCGAGGAAGGCGCCATCACCCTTGCCGCAACCCGGGAGGGACAGCGGGTGCACATCGACGTGCAGGACACCGGCAAGGGGATCGATCGCCGGCAGTGGAAGAACGTGTTTCGCCCCGGCTACAGCACCAAGAAGCGGGGATGGGGGCTTGGCCTGAGCCTCGCCAAACGGATCGTCGAGGAATACCACGGCGGGAGCCTGGAAGTCCTCCAGTCCCGCCTCGGCGAAGGAACGACGTTCCGGATCACGCTGCCGGCGGCGCCTCAGGGGCGCTGA
- a CDS encoding carboxypeptidase-like regulatory domain-containing protein → MSPRIIPSRFIPGILALLLAAGFVAELRAQDLPYRTLSGAVKSADTGEALPGVHVFIGRTMIGTVTDADGRYELARVPYGKHKLWASIVGFETTSRDIAVGDTTRAAFDFELPTAVIEIGELTVEAKRDRRWRKRFETFERLFIGESQNAGETVILNPEVLDFDASWVGSFRASAAGPLLIENRALGYRIQYFLKEFEREGGTIRYDGDPLFEDLEPASPEEAAYWEENRRTAFYGSLRHFLLALWDRRSEAEGFELYRIPSIEDFNRNDRRFSIEPDELFVPAGIPTERLLTFHGLIEITYTQEREEQKFLSWQSGSPHRPLRDQRSWIRLTDGPTEVDDQGEIIDPYGVTVYGYFAFERMANEVPKEYRPEGNTYRKTDLTK, encoded by the coding sequence GTGTCCCCACGCATCATCCCATCCCGCTTCATCCCCGGCATCCTGGCGCTGCTTCTGGCCGCCGGCTTCGTAGCCGAGCTTCGCGCCCAGGACCTGCCCTACCGCACGCTCTCCGGCGCGGTGAAAAGCGCGGATACGGGCGAGGCGTTGCCCGGCGTGCATGTCTTCATCGGCCGCACGATGATCGGCACCGTCACCGACGCGGATGGACGCTACGAACTCGCCCGGGTGCCGTACGGCAAACACAAGCTGTGGGCCTCGATCGTCGGGTTCGAAACGACATCCAGAGACATCGCCGTCGGCGACACCACCCGGGCCGCGTTCGACTTCGAGCTGCCCACGGCCGTCATCGAGATCGGCGAACTGACGGTGGAAGCGAAGCGGGACCGGCGCTGGCGCAAACGCTTCGAGACCTTCGAGCGGCTGTTCATCGGCGAGTCGCAAAACGCCGGCGAAACCGTCATCCTCAACCCCGAAGTGCTGGATTTTGACGCCAGCTGGGTGGGATCCTTCAGGGCGAGCGCCGCCGGCCCGCTGCTCATCGAAAACCGCGCGCTGGGCTACCGCATCCAGTACTTCCTGAAAGAGTTCGAGCGCGAAGGGGGCACCATCCGGTACGACGGCGACCCGCTCTTCGAGGATCTGGAGCCGGCGTCGCCGGAGGAAGCCGCCTACTGGGAGGAAAATCGGCGCACCGCTTTTTATGGCTCGCTGCGGCACTTCCTGCTCGCCCTCTGGGATCGCCGGTCCGAAGCCGAAGGATTTGAGCTTTACCGGATCCCCTCCATCGAGGATTTCAACCGAAACGACCGCCGGTTCAGCATCGAGCCCGACGAACTGTTTGTACCTGCCGGCATCCCCACCGAGCGGCTGCTCACCTTTCACGGGCTTATCGAGATCACCTACACCCAGGAACGGGAAGAGCAGAAATTCCTCTCGTGGCAATCCGGCTCACCCCACCGTCCGCTGCGGGATCAACGCTCCTGGATTCGCCTCACCGACGGCCCCACGGAAGTGGACGATCAGGGCGAGATCATCGACCCCTACGGCGTGACGGTGTACGGGTATTTCGCCTTCGAGCGGATGGCCAATGAGGTGCCGAAAGAATACCGCCCGGAGGGGAATACCTATCGCAAAACGGACCTGACAAAATGA
- a CDS encoding YraN family protein — protein MASNQEKGSRGEAIAAEYLEARGYRVVERNYRAKGGEIDLICRHEEHGIETVVFVEVKLRRTMAYGAPEEAVDPRKLAKMEVAADHYLHEHRLDDARCRFDVVGILATHPPRIRHFKDAT, from the coding sequence ATGGCCTCGAATCAGGAGAAGGGAAGCCGCGGTGAGGCGATCGCGGCGGAATATCTGGAGGCCCGGGGATACCGCGTCGTCGAACGCAACTACCGCGCGAAAGGCGGAGAAATCGACCTTATCTGCCGGCACGAGGAGCATGGGATCGAAACCGTCGTCTTTGTCGAGGTCAAGCTCCGGCGCACGATGGCATACGGCGCCCCCGAAGAAGCCGTCGACCCCCGCAAGCTCGCGAAGATGGAGGTTGCCGCGGACCACTACCTGCACGAACACCGGCTGGACGACGCCCGTTGCCGCTTCGATGTCGTCGGCATTCTCGCCACGCATCCGCCCCGAATCCGGCATTTCAAGGATGCGACCTGA
- a CDS encoding Tex family protein gives MSTIAESLARELSLETWQVNHTLELFADGGTVPFVARYRKERTGGLDEVVLRTLQDRHAYLTELADRKLAILKSIEEQGKLTDELRKQIEACEQKAELEDLYLPYKPKRRTRATQAREKGLEPLAEWIKSQNTAAPLSQPLDEAARAYVDPEKGVATPEEALQGAADIIAEEISEKADLRAYIRDFLFKTGEFTSSIKSDYPEGTTQFENYRSFKAPVKSIAAHNMLALRRGEAEGILFMELTFDEAHVLTFLGEKEIVSSDDTLHAFYTTLIADAFSRLMKNPIVGDIRLQKKQEADEESITTFAANLRELLLASPAGMRPTLGIDPGFRTGCKVAVLDATGKYLAYQAIFPHTGSGKREEAKAALKRIIATHQIELIAIGNGTAGRETDQFVNEVIADMPAPPIKVMVNESGASVYSASEVAIEEFSELDLTIRGAISIGRRLQDPLAELVKIDPKSIGVGQYQHDVDQTRLRQKLEETVESCVNFVGVNLNTASKELLRFASGITPALAKSIVDYRNANGRFSRREQLMDVPRFGPKAFEQAAGFLRIPEGENPLDNTSVHPERYDVVSRMAADLNVPIETMTRVPERLKELKLDRYKSDEIGLPTLQDIIDELKKPGRDPRTAFTYATFREDVTEVKHLQVGMILEGSVTNVTNFGAFVDIGVHRDGLVHVSQMANRYVSDPTEVVKVGQVVKVRVTEINEKLNRIGLSMKLEDKPAPAGKQGGGKNRGKDKGRGKPEAPHHTLEDLVKKFNAR, from the coding sequence ATGTCTACCATCGCCGAGTCTCTCGCTCGTGAGCTGTCACTCGAAACCTGGCAAGTCAACCATACCCTCGAACTCTTCGCAGACGGCGGCACGGTGCCATTCGTCGCCCGGTACCGAAAAGAGCGGACCGGCGGGCTCGACGAAGTCGTGCTGCGCACCCTGCAGGACCGGCATGCCTACCTCACCGAACTCGCGGATCGCAAACTGGCGATCCTCAAGTCGATCGAGGAGCAGGGCAAGCTGACCGACGAACTCAGGAAGCAGATCGAAGCCTGCGAACAGAAGGCCGAACTCGAGGATCTGTATCTCCCCTACAAGCCGAAACGCCGGACGCGCGCCACGCAGGCGCGTGAAAAAGGCCTCGAGCCGCTGGCGGAATGGATCAAGTCGCAGAACACGGCCGCGCCGCTGAGCCAGCCGCTCGACGAGGCGGCCCGGGCCTACGTCGACCCCGAGAAAGGCGTGGCCACGCCCGAAGAGGCGCTGCAGGGTGCGGCGGACATCATCGCGGAAGAGATCTCCGAGAAAGCGGACCTGCGGGCCTACATCCGCGACTTCCTCTTCAAGACCGGCGAGTTCACCTCCTCGATCAAGAGCGATTATCCGGAGGGGACCACCCAGTTCGAGAACTACCGCTCGTTCAAGGCGCCCGTCAAGTCCATCGCCGCGCATAACATGCTGGCCCTGCGGCGCGGGGAAGCCGAAGGCATCCTCTTCATGGAGCTGACGTTCGACGAGGCCCATGTGCTGACGTTTCTCGGCGAAAAAGAGATCGTCAGCAGCGACGACACGCTGCACGCCTTCTACACCACGCTGATCGCCGACGCCTTCAGCCGGCTCATGAAAAACCCCATCGTGGGCGACATCCGGCTGCAGAAGAAGCAGGAGGCCGACGAGGAATCGATCACGACCTTTGCCGCCAACCTGCGCGAATTGCTGCTCGCCAGCCCCGCCGGCATGCGCCCGACGCTCGGCATCGACCCCGGCTTCCGGACGGGCTGCAAGGTGGCGGTGCTCGACGCGACCGGCAAGTACCTCGCCTATCAAGCCATCTTCCCCCATACCGGATCGGGCAAACGCGAAGAAGCGAAAGCCGCGCTCAAACGCATCATCGCGACGCACCAGATCGAACTCATCGCCATCGGCAACGGCACCGCCGGCCGCGAGACGGATCAGTTCGTGAACGAAGTCATCGCCGACATGCCGGCGCCGCCGATCAAGGTGATGGTCAACGAATCGGGCGCCTCGGTGTATTCGGCGAGCGAAGTCGCCATCGAGGAGTTCAGCGAACTCGACCTCACCATCCGCGGCGCGATCAGCATCGGACGCCGGCTCCAGGACCCGCTCGCGGAGCTGGTCAAGATCGACCCCAAGTCGATCGGCGTCGGGCAATACCAGCACGATGTCGACCAGACGCGGCTGCGGCAGAAACTGGAGGAGACGGTCGAGAGCTGCGTCAACTTCGTCGGGGTCAACCTGAACACCGCCTCGAAGGAATTGCTCCGGTTCGCCTCGGGCATCACGCCGGCGCTGGCCAAGAGCATCGTCGACTACCGCAATGCCAACGGCCGCTTCAGCCGCCGCGAGCAGCTGATGGACGTGCCCCGCTTCGGACCCAAGGCCTTCGAGCAGGCCGCCGGCTTCCTCCGCATCCCCGAAGGCGAAAACCCGCTCGACAACACGTCGGTCCACCCCGAACGCTACGACGTGGTCTCCCGCATGGCGGCGGACCTCAACGTGCCGATCGAGACCATGACCCGCGTGCCGGAGCGGCTGAAAGAACTGAAGCTCGACCGGTACAAGTCCGACGAGATCGGACTGCCGACCCTGCAGGACATCATCGACGAGCTCAAGAAACCGGGCCGCGACCCGCGCACGGCGTTCACGTACGCGACCTTCCGCGAGGATGTCACCGAAGTGAAACACCTCCAGGTGGGGATGATCCTGGAAGGCTCTGTCACCAACGTGACCAATTTCGGGGCGTTCGTCGACATCGGGGTGCACCGCGACGGGCTGGTGCACGTTTCGCAGATGGCGAACCGGTACGTGAGCGACCCGACGGAGGTGGTGAAGGTCGGCCAGGTCGTCAAGGTCCGCGTCACCGAAATCAACGAAAAGCTCAACCGCATCGGGCTTTCGATGAAGCTCGAGGACAAGCCCGCGCCGGCCGGCAAGCAAGGCGGCGGCAAAAACCGGGGCAAGGACAAGGGCAGGGGCAAACCCGAGGCGCCGCACCATACGCTCGAGGATCTGGTCAAGAAGTTCAACGCCCGATGA
- a CDS encoding AMP-binding protein yields MSALPDSFPFGQQIAWQPNPDWIEESNLTAFMRRHGIADYDVLLERAASDIAWFWDAVMDDLDIQFYRKYDRIVDLSRGPEFPAWCVGGELNIVHNLLDKWQATDVRDRIAFRSEGEDGETRTYTYAELDREVGRCANALRSLGLGKGDAIGLYMPMTPALCVAFLAIVKIGGVILPLFSGYGPSAIATRLNDAGASALFTADGAFRRGQRVPMKHTADEALRDVPSVRHVIVDRRAGIDVAMQAGRDIWWDDLVPGQSPDAATERTSAEDVVMIIYTSGTTGKPKGAVHTHCGFPIKGAQDMYHSMDLKPGDVMYWMSDMGWMMGPWLVFGTLAIGATMVFYDGAPDYPDVDRLWAMVERHGVTHLGLSPVLIRALMVHGVEPVKQHDLSRLRAAGSTGSPWDPDSWLWLFHNVLDGTKPILNYSGGTEISGGILCGNFFKPLKPCAFSGPVPGMDADVVDETGRPVRGAVGELVIRQPWIGMTRGFWGDKQRYLDTYWGRFEGLWLHGDFAAIDRDGLWYILGRSDDTIKVAGKRLGPAEVEALLNAHDAVAESAAIGVPHDIKGEEVAAFCVLKPGVTPDETLRAALIRRIVDELGKPLKPRAILFVSALPKTRNAKVMRRLIRATYLGFDPGDVSSLEDPTTLDAIRAAQ; encoded by the coding sequence ATGAGCGCCCTCCCCGACAGTTTCCCGTTCGGTCAGCAGATCGCGTGGCAGCCGAATCCTGACTGGATCGAGGAGAGCAACCTGACCGCGTTCATGCGCCGGCACGGGATCGCCGATTACGACGTCCTCCTCGAACGCGCGGCATCCGACATCGCCTGGTTCTGGGATGCCGTCATGGACGACCTCGACATCCAGTTTTACCGCAAGTACGACCGGATCGTCGACCTCAGCCGCGGACCCGAATTTCCCGCGTGGTGCGTGGGTGGCGAGCTGAACATCGTGCACAACCTGCTCGACAAGTGGCAGGCGACGGACGTGCGCGACCGCATCGCGTTTCGATCGGAAGGCGAAGACGGTGAGACGCGCACCTATACCTATGCGGAGCTGGACCGGGAAGTGGGCCGATGCGCCAACGCCCTGCGGTCGCTCGGGCTCGGCAAGGGCGATGCGATCGGGCTGTACATGCCGATGACGCCGGCCCTCTGCGTCGCCTTCCTGGCCATCGTCAAGATCGGCGGCGTCATCCTGCCCCTCTTCAGCGGCTACGGCCCGAGCGCCATCGCGACCCGGCTCAACGATGCCGGCGCCAGCGCCCTCTTCACCGCCGACGGCGCGTTCCGACGCGGTCAACGCGTCCCGATGAAGCACACGGCCGACGAGGCCCTGCGGGACGTCCCGTCCGTCCGCCACGTCATCGTCGACCGCCGCGCCGGCATCGACGTGGCCATGCAGGCCGGCCGGGATATCTGGTGGGACGATCTGGTCCCGGGCCAGTCCCCCGACGCCGCCACCGAGCGCACGTCCGCCGAAGACGTCGTGATGATCATCTACACCAGCGGGACGACGGGCAAACCCAAAGGCGCCGTCCACACCCACTGCGGCTTCCCGATCAAGGGCGCGCAGGACATGTACCACAGCATGGACCTCAAGCCCGGCGACGTCATGTACTGGATGAGCGACATGGGGTGGATGATGGGGCCGTGGCTTGTCTTCGGCACCCTGGCGATCGGAGCGACGATGGTGTTCTACGACGGCGCGCCGGATTATCCGGATGTCGACCGCCTCTGGGCGATGGTGGAGCGGCATGGCGTCACGCACCTCGGGCTCTCGCCGGTGCTGATCCGCGCCCTGATGGTGCACGGCGTGGAGCCGGTGAAGCAGCACGACCTGAGCCGGCTCCGCGCCGCCGGCTCGACCGGCAGCCCCTGGGACCCCGACAGCTGGCTCTGGCTCTTCCACAACGTCCTCGACGGAACGAAGCCCATCCTCAACTATTCGGGCGGCACCGAGATCAGCGGGGGCATCCTCTGCGGCAACTTCTTTAAACCGCTCAAGCCCTGCGCGTTTTCGGGCCCCGTTCCGGGGATGGACGCCGACGTGGTGGACGAGACCGGCCGGCCCGTCCGCGGCGCCGTCGGCGAACTCGTCATCCGACAGCCCTGGATCGGGATGACGCGCGGCTTCTGGGGCGACAAACAGCGATACCTCGATACCTACTGGGGGCGGTTTGAGGGGCTGTGGCTCCACGGCGACTTCGCCGCCATCGACCGCGACGGGCTCTGGTACATCCTCGGCCGCAGCGACGACACGATCAAGGTGGCCGGAAAGCGGCTGGGGCCGGCGGAGGTGGAAGCCCTGCTCAATGCCCACGACGCCGTGGCCGAAAGCGCCGCCATCGGCGTCCCGCACGACATCAAGGGCGAGGAAGTCGCGGCGTTCTGCGTCCTGAAACCGGGCGTCACGCCGGACGAGACGCTGCGCGCCGCGTTGATCCGACGGATCGTCGACGAACTGGGCAAGCCCCTCAAGCCCCGTGCTATTCTCTTCGTCTCCGCCCTGCCGAAGACGCGCAACGCCAAGGTGATGCGCCGGCTGATCCGCGCCACCTACCTCGGCTTCGATCCCGGCGACGTCAGCAGCCTGGAAGACCCCACCACCCTCGACGCGATCCGGGCCGCACAGTGA
- a CDS encoding STAS domain-containing protein, with protein MNYSVEEKYNAVVITLKGNVMGGPDGAKLHDTLKELKEQEKKNVVVDLSKTKFMNSSGLGMLISAMTTMRNAGGDLRLANVADRIQSLLVITKLITVFKHYDSVDEAVTSYAD; from the coding sequence ATGAATTACAGTGTCGAAGAGAAATACAACGCAGTCGTCATCACCCTCAAAGGGAACGTCATGGGCGGTCCGGACGGCGCGAAACTGCACGACACGCTTAAGGAGCTCAAGGAGCAGGAAAAAAAGAACGTGGTAGTCGATCTGTCCAAAACCAAGTTCATGAACTCCAGCGGCCTGGGCATGTTGATCAGTGCGATGACGACGATGCGGAACGCCGGCGGCGATCTGCGGCTTGCCAACGTGGCCGACCGGATCCAGTCGCTGCTCGTAATTACCAAGCTGATTACGGTGTTCAAACACTACGATTCCGTCGATGAGGCGGTAACCAGCTACGCGGACTGA
- a CDS encoding adenylosuccinate synthase — protein sequence MPVSVVIGSQWGDEGKGKIVDLLSQDVDIVARYQGGANAGHTICWGDKTFVLHLVPSGIFQEHVVCVIGNGVVIDPVSMMSEINTIRELGYEVEGRLFISHNAHLIMPYHKKVEQARERFRDANAIGTTGRGIGPAYMDKFARTGIRVVDLLNRDVLRQKMKDAIEEKNEILSSIYGAERLDVDAIIDEYVEFDKLIDPYVRDTTQYLCQSLKEGKRIMAEGAQGSLLDVDFGTYPYVTSSHPTIGGCCTGLGVPPTAIDRVIGIVKAYCTRVGNGPFPTELNDATGERLRSVGHEFGATTGRPRRCGWLDLIALRYTSMINGFTELAITKLDVLSGLDEIKVCVAYRYHGKETTRFPSEVQTLEIVEPVYESFPGWSEDITGIDRLEDLPKNARTYLQFVADQVGVGINMISTGPKRTQTIASDLPLLHAAE from the coding sequence ATGCCTGTCAGTGTTGTAATCGGCTCCCAGTGGGGCGATGAGGGTAAAGGAAAAATCGTCGACCTGCTCAGCCAGGATGTGGACATCGTAGCCCGCTATCAGGGCGGCGCCAACGCCGGCCACACCATCTGTTGGGGAGACAAGACCTTTGTGCTTCACCTGGTGCCCAGCGGCATCTTTCAGGAGCATGTCGTCTGCGTTATCGGCAACGGCGTCGTCATCGACCCGGTATCGATGATGTCCGAGATCAACACGATCCGCGAACTCGGCTACGAAGTGGAAGGCCGGCTGTTCATTTCGCACAATGCGCACCTGATCATGCCGTACCACAAGAAGGTCGAGCAGGCGCGCGAGCGGTTTCGCGACGCGAACGCCATCGGCACGACCGGGCGCGGGATCGGGCCGGCGTATATGGACAAGTTCGCCCGCACGGGCATCCGCGTGGTGGACCTCCTCAACCGCGATGTCCTCCGCCAGAAGATGAAGGATGCGATCGAGGAGAAAAACGAGATCCTGAGCAGCATCTACGGCGCCGAACGCCTCGACGTCGACGCCATCATCGACGAATATGTCGAGTTCGACAAGCTCATCGACCCCTATGTCCGCGATACGACCCAGTATCTCTGCCAGTCGCTGAAGGAAGGCAAGCGGATCATGGCCGAGGGCGCACAGGGATCGCTGCTCGATGTGGATTTTGGCACCTACCCCTACGTTACCTCCAGCCACCCGACCATCGGGGGCTGCTGCACCGGGCTGGGTGTGCCGCCGACGGCCATAGACCGCGTCATCGGCATCGTCAAGGCCTACTGCACGCGCGTCGGCAACGGGCCTTTCCCGACGGAGCTCAACGATGCAACGGGCGAGCGGCTTCGCAGCGTGGGGCATGAGTTCGGCGCCACGACCGGCCGGCCGCGCCGCTGCGGATGGCTGGATCTGATCGCGCTGCGGTACACGTCGATGATCAACGGCTTTACCGAACTCGCCATCACGAAGCTCGACGTCCTTTCCGGGCTCGACGAAATCAAGGTGTGCGTCGCCTACCGGTATCACGGCAAGGAGACGACGCGTTTCCCGAGCGAGGTGCAGACCCTCGAAATCGTGGAGCCGGTCTACGAATCGTTCCCGGGCTGGTCGGAAGATATCACCGGGATCGACCGCCTCGAGGATCTCCCGAAGAACGCGCGCACCTATCTGCAATTCGTCGCGGACCAGGTGGGGGTCGGCATCAACATGATCTCCACGGGGCCCAAACGCACGCAAACCATCGCGAGCGATCTGCCGCTTCTGCACGCGGCGGAGTAG